A single Eleginops maclovinus isolate JMC-PN-2008 ecotype Puerto Natales chromosome 5, JC_Emac_rtc_rv5, whole genome shotgun sequence DNA region contains:
- the LOC134864557 gene encoding B-cell receptor CD22-like, which translates to MSLTAAMRGFILLLLSLQGVQGQDVWGVTYSSTEICAVKGSTVEIKCSYTYPSRWRGGVNTVEKTFWFTKQKDGEPVDLRTDSEYAGRVETLCGNNICTLRIRNLRESDSAQYRFRFKTNQDAYVGDPVTLSVPGIHVKVSKTSSCYRDCIQAYLECVSGCLPTSPRSYIWYKDGQKIANDAKSLNGYFYPKESYACAVKGYENVPSPSVCVNGGDCNTVTYSERSICAFKGSSVDISCTYSSNEDHVKSKFWFRPERSHQDLSRDSQYRGRVQVLSSWRESTLRISDLRDSDSAQYLFTFRTSSFEWRRDLPGTTLTVTDRDLEVQVIESSSGPTLVCLSSCLLTGRSTFIWYKNETVIQGETSASLGEYVDPANSYSCVYDGHRSPPVYGPKPPSVSVSPSGDIMEGSSVTLTCSSDANPAAKYTWYKGNQKLLIEKPQLVFSSIYSSDSGQYYCTTENKLGRGTSESICIDVKYAPKTLSVSVSPSAEIEEGSSVTLTCSSDANPAANYTWYKENQTLPLGAEGSYHFPSISSEDRGNYYCKSENQYGEIMSDSLSVDVQYAPKLPSVSVSPSAEIEEGSSVTLTCSSDANPAANYIWYKEDEDSPKASGQIFNITDFRAEHSGSYSCEAQNKLGRNSTLYLLVVAGAWNSAATGTITAFLLAIILIAGFLWFKRNTSNGGEKPNSNAQLNMGPVHDLPSDNSKPAEEHDLNYSSIRFHHNQEDALYSNIGRVQPQRQTEEDEDSTDYTVVKTPGPTRQEYGEGLFALYSTVNK; encoded by the exons ATGAGTCTGACAGCAGCAATGCGTGGGTttattctccttcttctctctctaCAAG gggTTCAGGGTCAGGATGTCTGGGGAGTGACTTACTCTTCTACTGAGATCTGTGCAGTGAAAGGATCAACAGTGGAGATAAAGTGCAGCTACACATACCCATCTAGATGGAGAGGTGGTGTTAACACAGTAGAGAAAACATTCTGGTTTACTAAACAGAAAGATGGTGAACCTGTAGATCTGAGAACAGACTCAGAGTATGCAGGTCGTGTAGAGACTCTCTGTGGAAACAACATCTGCACTCTGAGAATCAGAAACCTGAGAGAGAGCGACTCAGCTCAGTACAGGTTCAGGTTCAAAACAAACCAAGACGCTTATGTTGGTGATCCAGTCACTCTGTCTGTCCCAG GTATCCATGTGAAGGTGAGCAAAACAAGTTCCTGCTATAGAGACTGTATACAGGCATACCTGGAGTGTGTCAGCGGGTGTCTTCCAACTTCTCCTCGTTCCTACATCTGGTACAAGGATGGACAGAAAATAGCAAATGATGCAAAATCTTTGAATGGCTATTTCTATCCTAAAGAAAGCTATGCCTGTGCTGTTAAAGGATATGAGAATGTCCcctctccttcagtgt GTGTTAATGGTGGAGACTGCAATACTGTGACTTACAGTGAGAGAAGCATCTGTGCCTTCAAAGGATCATCAGTGGACATTTCCTGCACGTACAGCAGTAATGAAGACCATGTTAAATCTAAATTCTGGTTCAGACCTGAGCGTAGTCATCAGGACCTTAGTAGAGACTCCCAGTATAGAGGTCGTGTTCAGGTTCTTTCATCATGGAGAGAATCCACTCTGAGGATCTCTGACCTGAGAGACTCAGATTCAGCTCAGTATCTCTTCACATTCAGAACATCAAGCTTTGAATGGAGGAGGGATTTACCTGGAACCACTCTGACTGTCACAG ATCGAGATTTAGAGGTGCAGGTGATCGAGTCGTCCTCTGGTCCAACACTGGTTTGTCTCAGCAGCTGTCTGCTCACAGGTCGCTCTACATTCATTTGGTACAAGAATGAAACGGTGATTCAGGGGGAAACATCTGCTTCTCTCGGAGAATACGTTGATCCTGCAAACAGTTATTCCTGTGTCTATGACGGTCACCGCTCTCCCCCAGTGT ACGGTCCAAAGCCtccctctgtgtcagtgagtccCTCTGGTGACATTATGGAGGGCAGTTCAGTGACTCTGACctgtagcagtgatgctaaCCCAGCTGCTAAATACACCTGGTACAAAGGGAACCAAAAACTGCTCATTGAGAAACCACAGCTTGTCTTCAGCTCCATCTACTCCTCTGACTCTGGACAGTATTACTGTACAACTGAGAACAAGCTGGGGAGGGGGACATCTGAAAGCATCTGTATTGATGTGAAAT ATGCTCCAAAGACTCTCTCTGTGTCGGTGAGTCCCTCTGCTGAGATAGAGGAGGGCAGTTCAGTGACTCTGACctgtagcagtgatgctaaCCCAGCAGCTAACTACACCTGGTACAAGGAGAACCAAACACTGCCTCTGGGAGCAGAAGGAAGTTATCATTTCCCCTCCATCAGCTCTGAGGACAGAGGGAACTACTACTGCAAGTCTGAGAATCAATATGGAGAGATCATGTCAGATTCTCTATCAGTAGATGTCCAGT ATGCTCCAaagctcccctctgtgtcagtgagtccctctgctgagatagaggagggcagttcagtgactctgacctgtagcagtgatgctaaCCCAGCAGCTAACTACATCTGGTACAAGGAGGATGAAGACTCTCCAAAAGCTTCAGGACAGATCTTCAACATCACTGACTTCAGAGCTGAACACAGTGGGAGTTATTCCTGTGAAGCCCAGAACAAGTTAGGACGTAACTCCACTTTATATCTGCTTGTTGTTGCAG GTGCATGGAATTCAGCCGCTACAGGAACTATCACTGCTTTCCTCCTGGCTATCATCCTCATCGCTGGCTTCCTATGGTTTAA GAGGAATACGTCTAATGGTGGAGAGAAGCCCAACAGCAATGCACAG CTAAACATGGGCCCGGTGCATGACCTCCCTTCAGATAATTCCAAACCAGCAGAAGAGCATGACCTAAACTACTCCAGCATCCGCTTCCACCATAACCAGGAAGATGCTCTGTACTCTAACATCGGGAGAGTGCAGCCccagagacaaacagaggaaGACGAGGATAGTACTGATTACACTGTTGTCAAAACTCCAGG CCCAACACGTCAGGAATATGGAGAGGGTTTATTTGCACTGTACAGCACTGTCAATAAATGA